The genomic region ATGGGAACTACAAGCAGATTTGTGCATCTGGGAGGTAAACAGTGGAGCAGAAAGTGGTGGGGAAAAATGAGGCTGGAAGCAGTGGAAGCCTTTGGAACATTTAAGCTGGGCTGTGAAAAGGCTCAAATCTGAATTTTAGGTAGATTCCTCTAACTACTGCCAGGGAGAAGGATGCACAGGGagtagagagaagggaaggggcagaggcaaggCTGAGAGAAAAGAGCTGTTACAATCCTCTGGGCATGAGATAGCAAGGGTCTGCAGTATGGTGTTGCTTATAGAaatggggaggaggaaatggattAGAGAAATATCTGTGTGCATTTCGGCAATCTTCctattttgaaaaacagtcaCTTCAGGGCTCTTTTAACTTTGGGTTTGTGGTTAAAACGTGGATAGTATGGTGCCAAAATATCACAGAGCTAGTCTCAAGTATATGTTCCCTTCCAATATCTATTTCTTTCCGAGCTAAAATCAGACAGGTAAGACTCTCCCAGTTTTCAAGTCCTCCAAGCAATTGAGGCTCCTTCATCTCAGATATCTATCACTCTCAAGAAGCCCTTTAGGTAGtatgacattttaacaacatttgttcttccaatccatgagcatggaatgtttttccatttctttgtgtcatcttcaattcttttcatcagtgttttatagttttcagagtacagatctttcacctatttggttaggtttattcccaggtatcttatggtttttggtgcaattgtaaatgggatcgattccttgatttctctttctgctgcttcattattggtatatagaaatgcaactgttttctgtacattgattttgtatcctgcaactttactgaattcatgtatcagttctagcaattttttggtggagtcttttcggttttctacacagagtatcatgttgtctgcaaatagtggaagtttgacttctgccttgccaatttggatgccttttatttctttttgttatatgattgctgaagctaggacttccagtactatgttaagtaaTAGTCATGacagtgggcatccctgtcttgttcctgaccatggaggaaaagctctcagtttttctccaatgaggatgatattagctgtgggtctttcatacatggcctttatgatgttgaggtatgttccctctatccttaatttgttgagggtttttataaaaaatggatgctgtactttgtcaaatgctttttctcgcatctgttgagaggatcatatggttcttatccttttattaatgtacagtatcatgttgattgatttgcaaatattgaaccacccttgtagcccaggaataaatcacacttgatcgcggtgaataattcttttaatgtacaattggattcgatttgctagaatcttgttgagaatttttgtacccatgttcatcagggatattggcctgtaattcccTCCTTTAGTggtatctggttttggaatcaaggtaatgctagcctcatagaatctACATatgtaatgcaatccctatcaaaataccaccagcattttttcacagagctagaacaaacaatcctaaaatttgtatggaaccacaaaagatcccaaatagccaaagcaatcttgaaaaagcaaagctggagacatcacaattctggacttcaaggtatattacaaagctgtagtcatcaagacagtatggtactggcacaaaaacagacacatagataatggaacagaatacaaaacccagaaatgggcccacagctatatggtcaaataatcttcaacaaagcaggaaagaatatcctgggaaaaagacagtctcttcaacaaatggtgttgagaaaactggacagcaacatgcagaagaatgaaactggaccactttcttacaccatacacaaaaataaattcaaaatggatgaaagatctaaatgtgagaaaggaaaccatcaaaatcctagaggagaacacaggtagcaacctcttcgatcttggctgtagcaacttcttactagacaggaggcaaaggaaacaaaagcaaaaatgaactattgggactcctcttcaagataaaagcttctgcacagcaaaggaaacaatcaaaaaaaccaaaaggcaacctacagaatgggagaagatatttgcaaataacatatctgataaagggtcagtgtccaaaatctataaagaacttctcaaactcaacacacccaaaataaataatccagttaagaaatgggcagaagacatgaatagacatttttccaaagaagacatacagatgactaccagacacatgagaagagaaatacaaatcaaaaccacaatgagatacaacctcacacctatcacaggaaacaacagatgttggtgaggatgtggagaaaggggtatcctcttacactgttggggggaatgcaaaatggtgcagccactctggaaaacagtatggaggctccttaaaacataaaaaacagaattaccctaggacccagcaattgcactattaggtatttactcaaaggatacaaaaatactgatttgaaggggcacatgcaccctgatgtttatagcagcattatcaacaatagccaattcatggaaagagtccaaatgtccattgactgaagaaaggataaagatgatgtggtctatatatacaatggaatactagccatcaaaaagaatgtaatcttgccatttgcaacaacatggatggagctagagtgtattatgctaagcaaaataagtcagagaaagacaaataccatatgatttcactcatatgtggaatttaagaaacagaacaagatgaacataggggaaggaaaaaaaagagagggatgcaaaccataagagacacttatctatagagaacaaactgagggttgctggaggggtgggggggggtaggctaaatgggtgatggagattaaggaagacacttgtgatgagcactgggtgttacacataagtgatgaatcactaaattctactcctaaaaccaataataccctatatgttaactaactagaatttaagtaaaaacatgaaacatgaaaaaaaaaaaaaagaagcccttaAAAAATCTGACTTAAATCCATCATCCACCTCTTGCCCTCACAGTGGATCAGGGAATGATGTTGCTGTCTATCCTCTGTACTATGCTTCtttctagcctttctttctctctcacatctctgttgattatttcctttcttccattagACCTTTGATTCAAATTATACCCCAGCATCACCTCCATGCTCCATCTCTAAAGAACCTTTCTCCATAATCACTGTTTCCAATGAAGAGAATTTCCCCCCAAACACTAAAAAAGTCCACAAGTGTGAAGCAGAGGGGATGTAGGTCTCCACATACTCATTACAATTAAACACCAGGAACGTCAGTGTTCTAATCATGTGAAATTGTGGGCAGTCCCTGAGCTACTGGCAGCTTTCTGGGGGcagaaaatatatagaaagatgGAAGGTACATGAAGCCCTGTATCAGGCATCATGTTTGGCTCCAGAGCTCCAAATGGCAGTCTGTGGCCAACTACCCAGAACCCTTGGACTGGAACTAGTCCTGTCAGAGTGGCACAGGATAAATGACTGAATGTACAGTGAGGGGGGAAAAGGTCTCTGCAAGTGTTGACACAAAAGCAGCTGTAATGCAGAAAGGGGAGATAGGGTGAACACCAGCACAACAGGTTTAATTGGAATGACAGGTGATTTTCAGTGGAAATTCAGACTGCATAAGAAGgaattcttgctttttttaaagatttttttatttattcattcgagacacagagatacagagagagagagaacatgagcagggggagaagcagagggagggggagaagcaggctccctgctgagcagggagcccgatgcggggctcgatcccaggacctgggatcatgacctgagccgaaggcagacgcttaaccatctgagccacccaggagccccaggaattCTTGCTTTGAATAAAGTTaatatggaagagaaagaaatgtgtgtgtgggggggggggtggccttTTTAAGACTCCTAAAAATAGTTTGAGGGCAGAGAGCAAGCAACTGAAAGTCTTGCTGAGGCTTAGGtgacggggtgtgtgtgtgtgtgtgtgtgtgtgtgtgtggctcacCTCATGGCCATGTCTATGACAATAGAGCTCTTGAGACTGGGGACATTTGGACACCCTCTCCAGCCAAAGTCTCATAATGGTTCGGGGTCCTTGCAAACTACCAAGTCCATTTCTCTGTGTAAGAGTAGaggaaatgaggggcgcctgggtggctcagtcgttgagcttctgccttcaccTAAggtgtgatcccagggtcctgggatccagccccgcatggggctccctgctcagcaggggaatctgcttctccctttccctctgcccctgctcatgtgcactctctcttgctcattctctctctctcaaatcaataaataaaacctttaaaaaaaagagtagagaaaatgagcaaaacagTTTGTCTGGAATACCAGACAAACCACCCTCACATGATGAGAATATTTAGTCTGTGTGACAGACCAAACCTACAAGAATGAGTATTCTCAGTCTTTCTTGCCCTCTAGGAAGAGACTCTGTCATTGACAGCTGATGCTCCGGGTACCTGTGCAGAATGGAGGGCAAAATCAAAGGAGCTGAAACAAGGACAAGAAGTTCCttctcacagaagagaaaaagaatacatCCAAGAGGTGAAGTAAGCAGGCTTGAGAGAAAGTCTGGGGGTGtctgcagagaaaggagagggaatggGAGCTACAGCTATGTCAGGATGTGTGAGATGagtagagaaggagggaagaaaagtttAAGATGTTTTGCTCTGTGCTGAGAATGCAAATTCCTTTAGAGTTTCCCCAGAgactataataaaaatttaaagtgcttttaaattctttttggcTGTTGGATGTGTTTCTTTTGAATGTGATATCATGCTGAGATGGGCCCCAAGGCAACTCTATGCCATAAAATTTACATCTGGAGAGGACTGTCTGGGATCGTGAACCTTAAGTATAGCAGTCAGCTCTGCCTTGATTTTGATCATCACTCTTGATTTGGGTCAAGAGAGCATCTTCATCATGGCTGTTGGAATTATAGTTCAAAAAGTACACtagctctgggcgcctgggtggctcagttggttaagcgactgccttcggctcaggtcatgatcctggagtccctggatcgagtcccgcatcgggctccctgctcggcggggagtctgcttctccctctgaccctcccccctctcatgtactcgctctctctcattctctctctctcaaataaaaataaataaaatctttaaaaaaaaaaagtacactagCTCTATAAAAGACAGACTGGAGATAAACTGGCGTAATCACAATCCTAGTGAGAATGTGATGTTTGGAACTAGGTGTACCTGATGGAGACCTGTATCTATGTACCATGGAGTCTCTTCCCCCCATTGGCTCAGGAGACTGggatgaagaaatagaacagCTAGCGTAGTTCCCGGAGGATGAGAGAAAGGCAGGAAGCAGAagaggttatttttttcttgctatatGGCACACATGCTATGTGTGAATACTCTAATGACATGGCCAGAGTGCCCATTCAGCCCCCTTTTGCTTGGGAATGGATCCCTTAAACAAACCCTAGGGCACTGGTGTCCAGAGGTCCCAGCCCTGAAACCCAGCCAGCCAACTAaagcttccttcctctctgtatCTGTCCCCCTTATTTTTCAGCGGCTAGACCCTTCTATTTTTCCTAGTTCCATTTTcacacagagttcctaaaatGATCTGGTTCTGAATCTGATGCACCAATCGTCTCCTCCTCACGTTTTCAAGTCCTGCTACTAGTCTATCCCCCCAGTTCCCACCTCCCTTAGTTCTCAAATGTCTGACCTGGAACTTGACTGGATCAGCCACACCCCTTGATCTCTGCACCTGTTTCCCATGTTCTTTCGTGCTTCTCCAGTAATCTCCCTTCCCTCGAGGCTCAGACTCCCTGTACTCTCAGCAGACTTCATGCCAGTGCCCCTGGGCGGCAGGAGGTGATCTCATGCTGAAAGCCTTGACATACATGGTATCCTCAACAATAGTGGCAAAAAGCCCTGTATGATGACATAACCCAGCTCCTACTGTATGGGGACGATGGTTAATGTAAGAGTAAGACTAAGATGGAAGGCCCCATATGAGGGACAGGGTCATCTTTATAGGTAGAAGGCAGGGACCCACCTGAAGGCTGAGAAAACTGGCAAGATGAAATCGTCCATGTGAAGTGCTGCTCAAGAATGTAAAGTAACAGACCCAGGCAAAGAACCCAAAAGTCATGTCTTTTCTGGCTATAGAAGAGTTCTCCTGTTATGAACAGCAGGGTTGGACCCATAGGCCCTGAGAACATGCTTGCTATAGTATGATCAGAAACTTACGCTTTGTGAGCTcagcggtgtgtgtgtgtgtttgagcgCGTGTGTTGTCTCTGTTTCTAGTTTTCCTATATTTTTCTAGTAAAGTTTTTTTGTAAATACCAGCCCATTTCAGCTGTGCTTAGAAAAGCATTTCTGTCTTCTCCTAAGCTTTAAGAATAACCTGTGGGGAACAGGGTGGAGGTAGGAGTGATAACCAAGGAGAGAGCGCCACAAGCTTGTggaatgaagaaaggaatgaaCAAGCAAATAGGACTGAATCATTTGTTCTAGAAAATATCATACTGTAgggtttttaatttgttcatatatttattttgggaAACCAAATTTCTAATGGCTGCACAAAACTTTATTATATCAGCAATGCCTTAGGTTAAACTTTCTGCTGTTTAGGTTATTTCCccacttatttctattttaataatagtaaaataggCATAAACCAAACAGTTCTTTAGTGCTAGAAAAGTTTCTCTGGGCCAGCCCCACTCTTCCTTACTAGAGTAGGCAACCAGGGAAATCCCAAGGTAACATGTTGGCTATTGGGGAACCACTAGTGTACAAAACATTCACCCATACCTAGCCTTTCCCCATCTTGAAGTGATACAATTTGTTTCCCCTCCTTAGATTTATTTCTACGTATGAAATTCATCTTTAGTTTCTGACCACTTGGCTTCTCCAATTTACTAGGGTCATTACTAGTTAGTATGCTGCTGCCCAGGTGCTTTTGCTTCTCAATCTCAAGTCATCTGTAAATATATTACATTCaaattttcttcctcctctcctctcccactccactccTCAAATAGGGAAAGGAGTTGTCACAAAGGTTGAGGCACTCAGAGTGTGTCTGTACATGGACACTGGGCCTATGGAGGGGAAaccaccctcacacacacactgtcccCACCCATCCCTTCCACACATGGCTAACAGTTTACCCTTTCCCCTGTGAGCTGATGCAGAGTGTTATTCAGGTAAGAAATAATATTATAGATTATCCAGTCCAATTCCCTAACAGATCAGGAAGATTATTCATCCAAGGTCCCTGaattaaaaggcagaaacaaaATTGAATTCAGGTCCCCTAACATCAGCTGTGTGTGGGCTGGAGAGTTCTGGATGAGGGAATGGGGTCATAGTGGTTCCTGTTAAagtagtcattcaataaatacatagAGCATTtacttactacgtgccaggcactattttaggtGCTGGGGATTCCGTGATTGAGGGCGTGGAGACAAACCTCTGCCCTTATGGAGCTTTCGTTCTCAAAACGTAAGTACTTTGCTTCATCATCATGGAAAAACTCCCAGTGCCCAGGGTAGGAACGGTTGGGTCTCATCTCATATGGAAGGGAATCCCATCCTTTCTTAGCTTCTGTGCTATCTACAGCGAGAGGGCTGATTTACTGCAGAAGCTGAAGGGAAAGGCGGAAACCTCTTagtgccctccccaccctctgcacCGCGGAGGCCGGGCGCGCCCCAGCTCAGGTCTGGGATTATTAGCGTCGGCCTCTCCACCCTCTCTGCTTTCCTGCGGACGGCTGGAGGGCAGAGTAGCAAGACCCGGCTCTAGCGCCATCCTCTGAGAAAGGATTGCGGGTGGATGAAAAATCCTTCCAAGGCAGTTGCGCTCAGGGTCTAGCAGCCAGACTGGAGGAGGGACGCTCTCTCCCTGACCTGGAGGTTTATGCAGCAAACTGCTCTCTCATGCTTCCCTATTAAGCATCGCAGCCACACGCTCTTTCCACCCAGCTGAGGCCACTGCAgcgtcccctcccctcctgccccacccgcTAGTTCAGACTCCAGAGCCCCACTGCAGCTTCGCAACCATCCTTCCTTTTCCTCGCCACTTCCTGGTTGCCATGGAGACACACGTCATTTACGTGCCGTGCGACGCCTTGGAAACAGGAGCATCCGCGGCGCCGCTGGGAGACCCGCCCCTGCCACTCCAACCACACTCGCGGGCGCTGCCCGTTGATGGCCGGGGTTAGTCCCGAGCGGTACCCACTGCCGGCCTCCACCCGGGCCCCTCCGCGAGCGCTTCTGTGACCCAGAGAGCCCGCGGGCACTTGCAGCTCGTGGCGCCCGGAGGGCGGCGCTGACACGGGCGCAATTCAGGAGGCGAGGCAGGTCTGGGCGCTTTCGCCCCGGGGCAAGCCGGAGAGTCGCCGGCCTGGGACTCTCGCCGGGTCCTCGTCCCGCCGGCTCTTCCCGGCCTCCCCCGATCCTGCCCGCGCCCTCCGCCCGGGACTCGTCTCCTCACGTCGGCTCCCGGCCCCTCTCGGGAGCCTCCTCTTCCCTcggctcctccccgcccctccggGGACCTCTCCCCCATCTCCGTCCTCCCCCCACGCCGGAGGCCGGGCTGGACCGGACCCAGAGCCGCCACCGCCCGCTTCTGCCATTCAATGGAGGACGGTCCGCTGGAGATCATGACCAAGGACGGCGGCGACATGCCGGCACCTCTGGAGGTGTCCACCGTGCCGGCCGTGGGGGACGTGATCTCCGGGGAGTACAACGGCGGCATGAAGGAACTGATGGAGCACCTGAAGGCCCAGCTGCAGGCCTTGTTTGAGGACGTGAGGGCCATGCGGGGGGCCCTGGACGAGCAGGCCTCGCACATCCAGGTGCTCTCGGACGACGTGTGCGCCAACCAGCGGGCCATCGTCTCCATGTGCCAGATTATGACCACGGCGCCCCGCCAGGGCGGTCTGGGCGTGGTCGGCGGCAAGGTGAGCTGCCCCGGTGCCCCCCAGGAGCCGGAGACCTCTTCGCCTGGGATCGGGGACAGCGGTTTGCTGGGTCGCGATCCTGAGGACGAGGATGAGGACGACgatgaagaagagaaggagatgcCCAGTTCCACCACACCCACTAGTCACTGTGAGCGCCCCGAGAGCCCCTGTGCTGGTCTCCTTGGGGGGGACGGGCCACTTGTGGAGCCCCTCGATCTGCCCGACATTACCCTGCTGCAGCTGGAGGGCGAGGCCTCTCTGTGAGGGGACTCCGAGGGGGCACTACTTTCCCGGGCTGGCTTTGGGTTTCCGAGTGCATGACGCGAGGGGACTGAACGGTGCGGTGCAGCATGCTTCACTCCGACCGCTGCTCTTGTGGGTCAGGCAGAGAGACTCCCTCGAGAAAGGATTTATAGGGTGAAGGACTTTGGGAGCATCAAGAATTCTTTCTGCCTAACCAAGGGAGACCTAGCAAACTGCGGAAAGGTGAGGTTCCGGGAGAGGAAGCGCCCATCTCTGGACTCCCATCCATCCCCTACCCTGcccattccccctccccagccaacAGGAGAACCCCTGAATTGTGTAAATAAAATTCTGCTTTTTCTATTCTGAAAAAGGACTTATCTAGGACTATGGCAAATAATCTCTAACGATTTAcctagaaattaaggaattgggGGTATTCTGTTCTGGCAACAGAAAATTTCCCCTTCTGCTGAAATCCAAGATATTCAGTGCTCTGCAGAAGCCTCTCCCTCTCACAGATCTCTGCGGCTGCTGATTGGTAAAGGAAGCTTGAGGAGGGATGCAGCCCTAGGAATCTGGGTGAATGGGGTTCCAAGGgcccctgggctgggaggagctggCTATGAATGTGCATGAAGACATAATAGCTCAACCTCTAGGATTTTTGCATGCAGAGCGGATCCTGCCTTGTCACTGACTTCATCTGGGATTGCTTTATCCACTCACTGGGGCTTAGAGAACAAAGAGCCCAGTACACAGGCAGAGACTTGGGGGTGCTCAGCAGCAGCCCAGATTTAGGGGACGTTTGAGGGACTCTTGGGGGCCGCAGCCAAAAACTGTCTCTCTCCTGGCTACACCCGCTTAACTTCAGTTCCTTTTCCTGTCAATTTGTCCCTGCCCGCTGCCTCTCGGTGTTGCCTCCATAATGTcttgtgtgtgttatgtgtgccGACTTGTGTAGTAGTGTGTGAGCCCTGAGGGGCAGGGCTTGTGGCTCTGGTGTTAGGGTCAGGGGGCTTCAGACCCTTCTGTGAGCCCCAGGCTATCATGGCgctttcccctcccctttcctctttcccccacAACCAGGGCATGGAGCATGTGGCTGTCCTGAGGTTCCCAACTGATgtgcctccctcccacctcctcaaGTAGTGACTCTGTGTGCCCTTTCTCCTCCGCTGTGTATTCCTTCTCAATGCTTTCCTTGGTGTTAACCTTAATAAAGAGGCGTCATCTCCCCTCCTTGCTGACTGGTACTAGGGGGATGTCAGGGTGGGGCTTCTGGGCCCACTACACGGACCAGGGCTTAGGGGGAACTGCAGGGACcatgccttccttcctctctccttgcctCCAGTTCCAAGGAGTTGACTGACCCTGCCCTGGTCGGACGTGCATTGCCAACTCTACCTACTTTCCCTTCCATCCCGGACCTTGAACTCAAGctggatgggggggtgggggtggggaagaaggagagcGTATGTGTTGAGTATCCCAAACTAACTAGGGTTTTTAGTAGCAGAACTCTGGATGTACAAGTGACTTCTTTTCAGTGAAGCACCTGCTCCCTGAGAGATGGCTTCCAGATCTGAGCCCTGGAATGGCAGGCATGACACCTGTTCCATGGGAGGGTTAGGGATGGGGTATTGTGGGTATTGTTTGGAGGGATTGCCCGGGATCTCTGGGAGTAGAGTGACACATCACAAAAGAAACCACAATAACTGCCTCAGGCCTCTAGTGGAGAATGCCGGTAAGGTATTCCCTGTGGAGCTTAGACTGACATCAGCTCTAGTCTGCTCCCTTGGGCTATGGAATTTCCCAAGGCTGCCCTTGGGAAGAAGAATGAGCTggagtgctgtgtgtgtgtgtgtgtgtgtgcgtgtggtgtgcatAAGTGTATGTCTGTGTGCCTGTGTTCTTGCTGCTGGTTGCTGTGGAGaggtggaaagagcactggaaccacagatctggg from Halichoerus grypus chromosome 6, mHalGry1.hap1.1, whole genome shotgun sequence harbors:
- the CCDC184 gene encoding coiled-coil domain-containing protein 184, whose amino-acid sequence is MEDGPLEIMTKDGGDMPAPLEVSTVPAVGDVISGEYNGGMKELMEHLKAQLQALFEDVRAMRGALDEQASHIQVLSDDVCANQRAIVSMCQIMTTAPRQGGLGVVGGKVSCPGAPQEPETSSPGIGDSGLLGRDPEDEDEDDDEEEKEMPSSTTPTSHCERPESPCAGLLGGDGPLVEPLDLPDITLLQLEGEASL